ATGGGGACGCACGACCGGCTGTCTGTTTGCACGGCAGATGGATGCTGTTTGGCCGTAGAAGTTGAATCGGGTGTTGTCGCTGACCACGCTGAAGTATACCTGGAGCTTGACCAAACCGACATAATGAGATTTCATGCATAATTTCCGCGGCGTCTTGCTCGGGATCTATAACATTCAAATCTGCCCAATACACATCTGGCTACCCAGTGCCCCGTCACTTTGTCATTCTTAACAGCTTGTCAATACAAATCCAGAAACGGACCCTGGTGTTCATCGTATCCCGAAAATAATTCCCCACCATCGAATTCCGTCGCATTATGAAAAAGCTAATGGTCATCCTGGTGCTTATCATTGGGTGCCAGACCCTACCTGCGCAAGCCTGGAGCCGCAATGGTCACATGATTATTGCGGCGATGACGTACCGGGCGCTTCCTGATGCGCTCAAGGCAGAATATACCGCGCTCCTGCGACAGCACCCTGATTACGAGAAATGGGCTGCCTTGCATGCAGAATTGCGTGTGGATATAGATCTGGGCGAATTCCTGTTTATGCGCGCGAGCGTGTGGCCGGACGAAATCCGCCGCAAAGGCAATGCATACGATCATCCTACGTGGCACTACACCAACTTCCCCGTGATAACAGACGGTTTTCCTTTGGAAGAGACCTTGACGCCTGATAATGATGTGATCTTTGCTATTAACGAAAGCGCGCGCATCCTCAGGGATGCCTCTGCAACCAAAGTAGATCAGGCGGCTCACTTGAGTTGGATTTTGCATACGATAGGCGACATTCATCAACCCATGCATTGCGTTGCGCTTGTCAACCTGGTGTACCCGCAGGGGGACCGGGGAGGTAACCTGTTTTTTGTACGCCCAAGTGAAAATAGTCGGGGCATGAATCTGCATGCATATTGGGATGGCCTGTTAGGAACGAGTGGCAGAATTCAAGACGCACGCAACGACGCAACGCTGTTATGGTCACAACTTGCCGCCGGCATGGAAGCGGATGTGAACCCAGATTTTGATGTGCGTGGATGGGCACTTGAAGGGCGAGAGATTGCCATTACCCACGTCTACCTGGAAGGAGAACTCGACGGCGCGGTAGAGGAGGCGCGGCATGTCGCGGTTGTTTTACCAGAAACTTACGGTAGACGCGCCAAATCGATAGCACAGGAAAGAGCCGTGATTGCCAGTTTACGTTTACTGCGTGTTCTTTCAGAACTTTAACCGAACTACACCACCACATGAAAAGAGTACACTTTGTGCTTTTGTTTGTCTTTTGCGTTGGCCTCGCTTTGCTGATTGCCGCACAAGACATCACAAGTATCAATGACTGGTTTGCACTTCACCCTGCAGACTACATTTTTCTGGGCTTATGGGCCATTGTCTTGTACCTCATGTTGCTTCCCTTTGCAATGATTGGTCATAAGCTGCTTTTTGTAACCAAAAACAAATGATTCACCGCGATTAACAGGAGGTTTAGAAAAAAAATTCTGCCGGCGGCAAAATATAAAACCCTGTCAGAATTATAAACCAAAGGATACGTGGTGTATCTGGGGTAGCTGTTGTATGTACATCGTGCATGCAACGCAAAGTCACGCTTCTTCGGAAGCGTGACTTTTTCGTTTTGCGGCCTGGGTTACCAGAATCTTCTCCGCTTGTAAACCACGGCAGCATCCTCGTCTAAAATGAAACTACCAATGGTTTTTATGGCCCAGGCCACATAATTCGGGTCCCTTGAAATAAGATCACCGATGGTCATGCCGGCATATTTCCCGAAGGGCATTTTGTCTGCCAGCGAAAGGGGCTGGGATGTCAGCGGCTTGCATTTAGTTGTCATGCCTGGTTGGGTCTCGTCATTAAAGAGCGCACGAAGGTCATGCTCGCGATGTGAGGTA
This is a stretch of genomic DNA from Bacteroidota bacterium. It encodes these proteins:
- a CDS encoding S1/P1 nuclease translates to MKKLMVILVLIIGCQTLPAQAWSRNGHMIIAAMTYRALPDALKAEYTALLRQHPDYEKWAALHAELRVDIDLGEFLFMRASVWPDEIRRKGNAYDHPTWHYTNFPVITDGFPLEETLTPDNDVIFAINESARILRDASATKVDQAAHLSWILHTIGDIHQPMHCVALVNLVYPQGDRGGNLFFVRPSENSRGMNLHAYWDGLLGTSGRIQDARNDATLLWSQLAAGMEADVNPDFDVRGWALEGREIAITHVYLEGELDGAVEEARHVAVVLPETYGRRAKSIAQERAVIASLRLLRVLSEL